Genomic segment of Helicobacter enhydrae:
TCAAATAAAGGGAATGGTAGTAGTGCCAATGGTGGGAATAAGGGAGATGGAGACAAGAAGGATAAAAAAAATGGGCAATTAAATCAAAACAAACAAAATAAACATATTGTTGGAACCAATGAGCATAAAACTGCAACACAAAACACTTCAAAAAGTCCAATTGAAGTGGATTCAAAATTCTTAGAAAAAATTGTCAAACAGAAAGGATCAGGGCAACATAGAGAAGTTATAGATTTTGATAGAATTATTGGGAAACATTATGATAAGACTACTGGGAAATTTACTCCAACGAGCAGGGGAACAATTCATTATGACAAAAATGGAAATTTTCATATTGTTCCAGCTACTCCATAATACAGAAGGATAACAATGAAACTCATTGCAACGGGCATACATTTAAGCAAAAAGGAAAATATGGATTTTGGGAAGTGCATTGGGAGTTTCAATCTTTTGGGGAATCTTGTACCCACTTCTATGGGTTTAGTGCATTACGATATTAATAATGATTTTTTTGTTGTGCCACTTTTGTCTTATGATACGCCCAAATCTAGAGCTTCTAACCTCTATGAAGCTTATGCCAATGAAGAGCTAATCTTTGAGTGGCAAGATTTTGATGCTAGGAGACCAATTCTAGAGTTTTTAGGAATGGGGGGAGATTATTTCTCTTTGATGGGTTGCACTTCTTTGAAGATCAGGGCAATTTTGCTTTATCAAATTGAAAGTTATTTTTGGGATTTAGAATGTGCAGACTGGAGTGATGTGCTCTATCAAAGCTATGTCATTAAGCCTTTAGAAATTTTAGAAATCAAAAGCAAATTTGTGATGCAAGAGCCCCATTATTCTAAAGAAATAGAAGTTTTACTCACAGGACTTGAACGCTATTTTGAGATTCATAATCTCAACAAACCAACAAGAATCTTTAAAGACAAAGAAGCACTCAAGGAATCCCTATGGCAGTTAAATTAATTGCGACAGGCGTTGGCACCAAACTCAAATTTATCAATTATTTTGATAAAGATGCTTATGAGTTATATTGGGGGCACAAAACACCTTTTTTGACACATCCACAAGCCACCATTCACACTAAACTCGACAACACCCCTCTCATCACCAAAGCTAAGCCCAAGGCAATCCCAAATCCTCAATCAAAGGATCTCTATGAAGCTTATGCCAATGAAGAGCTAATCTTTGAGTGGCAAGATTTTGATGCTAGGAGACCAATTCTAGAGTTTTTAGGAATGGGGGGAGATTATTTCTCTTTGATGGGTTGCACTTCTTTGAAGATCAGGGCAATTTTGCTTTATCAAATTGAAAGTTATTTTTGGGATTTAGAATGTGCAGACTGGAGTGATGTGCTCTATCAAAGCTATGTCATTAAGCCTTTAGAAATTTTAGAAATCAAAAGCAAATTTATTCATCATTGTGCAGAAGAATATCTTGACTCTATATTTGAACTCTTAAATTTGCAGATCATAAAAATACCTAGATTTTTTGAGATTTATAAAAATAATTTTCCAAATTTCATCTACAACAAAAACAAAGAATCATTAAATCTTGTTGCCTACTCTCACGGAGGCAATATAGTAAAATATGCTTCAAAAGAATTAAAATAAATTGTTGATAATGCTATCTTTCTAGCCACTCCATACAGAAAGAATGCGAAGTGGAATTACAAAGCAGTCAAGAAGGGAGGAAAGGTGGTGAATGTGTATGATAAGAGCGATCTCGTGATTCAGCGATATCTTGGAAATATGGTAATAGATGGACTTGCCGATCAAACCATACCAGAAGCTACCAATATTCGCATCAACACAACACCATTATACAAACAATATGACGCTCACACCACAATCCAAACTCGCGATAAATGGAATCAATATGTCGATCCAATATTAAGGAAGTAGATGGAAATTGTAGAGCTAGGGATTCTAATCATTGGAGGCTTAATCCATATTGCACTAATCTTTATTTTTGTTCTTGTCCCACTTTTGCTTTATTTCTATAATCTCCTCAATCCTACAGGAATAATTCTCAAAAACACTGCCTTAAGAATGGTTGTTATAGGATTGATTCCCACATGCACTCCATTTCTATTTATGCCTGCGTATAATCTTTTTCTAATAGGAGTTATTTGCCTTATTGTAGTGATTTTAATTCTGTCGCTTTTTTTGTCCTATTTCTTTTCTGCTCACTATTTCCGCCACTTGTTTTTGATCTACTTATATTATCTTACGATGTTTTCTTTTTATTTATTGACTAGATACACAAATTATTTTCCACCCTATGATGTCTTATTGAGCTTCATAGTTTGGGTGATTAGTTTTATTGCTCTTTCTCTGCTTCTTTATTGGTTTGTCGGACTTTTACTTTTTCAAAAGTCTTATTTCAATAGGCATGATAGAGTGTGTATTCTTTGGTGTTTTGGTGTAATTGTAATTGCTTCTCTTGAAGATCCAATTCTCAAACTTCTCATCTATAAGCCCTTATCCCTTGTTTTCAATCTTGATGGATTGTGGATACTTTTCTTTTTTGTCCCCCCTTTTACAATCTATGGTCTTATCCTCTTTTTCTATTATAGTCGCTATTTCTTGAAGCTCTATCAAAACAAAAAGCTCAAGAAATAATCCAACAATCAATGAAGCTCTTTTTATACTTCTTTTTCTCTTTCTTTTCTATATCCCCCAGCTTCTTTTTCACTCTCACAGAATCAAAAGCTTTGGAATCAGTCTTAGCCTATGCAAGCATAGGAAGTTTGAATCCTCA
This window contains:
- a CDS encoding polymorphic toxin type 50 domain-containing protein is translated as MGNGERDNRVIGTAFKISRFAADYISKYKKAPSLEEFKRFVGKEWQGIKESVDILFGDDSLPDKLNAAISFRRLLMSSSLGFAPIGTGIDFKSIYYMATNDDSPKTQNTPPSNKGNGSSANGGNKGDGDKKDKKNGQLNQNKQNKHIVGTNEHKTATQNTSKSPIEVDSKFLEKIVKQKGSGQHREVIDFDRIIGKHYDKTTGKFTPTSRGTIHYDKNGNFHIVPATP